TCCTGCAGCGTGCCTTACTAAATAGTGCCGGTGTTTATAAAATTCCGCATTTTCACGCAAAAGGATATGTTTTAAAAACCAATACAGTCCCGAACGGTGCCTTCAGAGGCTTTGGAGCTCCTCAAAGCTTCGCTGGAATCGAAAGTCATATCGGTCATCTTAGTAAACTAGCAAACAACGAACCTATGGAATATAAACGAAAATACCTCGTCAAACAAGGAGACCCCACGATTACCAAAGGAAATTTCCGTGACCCAATATTAATGGAAGAAATGATTGAGGACGCACTAAACACCTCCAATTACAAAAAGAAAAAACGGGAATTTCAGCGACTCAATCAACAAAATCAGCGCTATAAAAAAGGCATCGGTACATCATTGTTCCTCCATGGCTGTGGATTTACAGGCAGCGGGGAAAGAGATCATATTAAAGCAAAGGTGAAGCTGGTTAAATCAAAAGACGACCAGGTGTCACTTAAAATATCAAATTCTGATATGGGACAAGGCATTTTGACGACGCTGAGTAAAATTGTCGCCAAAGAACTAGACCTCCCATTAGAGGATGTTTTGTACCCTTATCCTGATACAAAAGAGGTTCCTGACTCTGGTCCGACTGTAGCCTCTAGGACGACCATGATTGTGGGGAAATTGCTTGAACGCGCAGCGAAAAATCTAAAGGCTCAGTGGCAAACAGGGGTGGAACAGGAAGTAGTGGAGAACTATGTTCACCGTGAAATGATTCCTTGGGATGAAAAAACATTTACGGGAGATGCCTACCCGGCATATTCATGGGGAGTGAATATCGTTGAAGTAGAAGTGGATACGTTAACAGGAAACATAAAGCTCGAAAAGGTATACGCCAATTATGAAGTAGGGAAGGTCATTGATGACCGGGTGATGAAAGGACAAATTGATGGTGGTTTAGCACAAGGATTAGCGTACGGTTATCTAGAAAAGATGACATCAAAAGAAGGAAAAATCCAACAAAAAAGTATAACCGATTATGGACCACCAACATCTTTGGATGTTGTTTCAATACAAAGCAAAGTATTTGATAATCCCTATGCGGATGGTCCCTACGGGGCAAAGGGTGCAGGTGAATTGACTTTAATTGGCGGCGCTCCGGCAGTCCAAGCGGCAATTGAGGATGCATTGCAAACTCCTTTTCAGCAAATACCGATTACACCGGAAGTCATTATAGCAAGTCTTTATGTGAGAGAAGGTGAAGATGGTTGATTAAATTTACCCTTAATGGAAAAGCAGTAGAAACAGATGCCCCTGCCACAGTGAGATTGCTAGATTTTATTAGAGATGATCGACTGTTAATTGGAACGAAGGAAGGATGCGGAGAAGGAGAATGCGGAGCCTGCAGCGTGTTTGTAAATAATCTCCTTCAAAACAGCTGTCTTATTCCAATTGGCTCTATTGAGGGAGCCGATATTGTAACGATAGAAGGAATCATGGAAAGTGAACAATTTAAGATTTTAGATGAAAGCTATAGCATTGCCGGAGGAGTACAATGCGGCTACTGTATTCCTGGGATGGTCATGGCAAGTGCTGCGTTATTATCCCAGAACCCACATCCCTCAGAGACAGAAATTCGTGAGGGGATATCTGGAAATCTGTGCCGATGTACGGGCTACAACATGATAGTAGATGCGATAAACCTCGCAGCGAAAAAAGGGGACGGCTTATGGCAGAAAAAATAATCGCGTATCGTTTCAATCGGTTAGACCAAACCTTAAGCCAATTGAATAAAGAAAACTGTGCGATCATTGCCGGTGGCACCGATGTCATGGTCATGCACAAAAGTCGAAGGGGAGTACCTCCGAAAATCCCTAAACCAATTGTTTTTATAGATCATCTGTCTGAACTTAAAAGGGTGTATCAAAATCAAAAGGATCTCCATATCGGGGCCTGCTGTACCTATAGCGAATTACTTGGTAACCCGCTCATTCCTTTAGTCTTAAAGAAGGCAATCAAAACGATTGCGGCACCTGCGATTCGAAACAGAGGGACATTGGGAGGAAATGTTTGCAACGCTTCCCCGGCAGGAGACACACTGCCATTATTATATGTATATAACGCCAAACTTTTGCTTCGGTCTGTAAAGGGTGATCGCATTGTTCCAATTAGCGATTTTATTCAAGGTGTGCGAAGGATTCAACGTGAGCCAAATGAAATCCTAGCCGAAATAATCTTGCCGTCCGCCCTAGAAGAAGGGGCTCATGTTGTTTTTGAAAAAGTCGGCAACCGCAACGCAGATGCCATTGCCAAAGTAGGGTTTGCTGGATACATCAGGTTAAATGGATATGTAATCGAAGATGTTCGCTTTGTCTTCGGGGCAGTCGGACCGACGATGGTTCGTTCCGTAGATATGGAGAAGATGCTGCTGGGCAAGACCGTACCATTAGTAGATTCAGAAATCGCTCAGGTGGTGGCATCCTTCGACAAAATCATTAACCCCATTGACGATCAGCGCTCAACAGCTATATACAGAAAAACAGTTGGGTTAAACCTCTTACGTTATTTTCTAAGCATGAATCAATATCTAAACGATTAATGTATTGGCTGAGTTAAAAATTATTAGTTGGTTTTGAACACTGAGTTGATTGGAGCGGAAGGCGCGAAGACTCCTCGGAAATGCTATCGAATTTCCATCGTGCGTGGGCGGATTCGGGGATGTAATTCAAAGTCCTGCGGGAGTACGGAGCAGGTGAGACCCCACAGGCGCTTAAGCGGCGAGGAGGCTCTCCGCAACGCCCTAAGGTCCGCGAAGCGCCTGGAGTGGAAATCAACGGGCCTATTATCACAGCTAATTTTAAATAAAGGGGGGAGCTATTCATGCTTCTAATGGAAAAAGTTGCTTTGCTGAATCGTCAAAACGAAACCTTTGCTCTAGCCATGATAATTGAATCAAAGGGCTCGACTCCCAGGCATGTTGGAAAAATGATTGTCTACCGTGATGGTTCGATTGAAGGTACGGTCGGCGGGGGCTTAGCAGAACATTATATCATCCAAGAAAGTGTAAAAGCATTCCAAGTAGGTAAATCGAAAATCGTTGAATACAAACTAAATAAACATGCAAAAGACGGAATTCAAATGAATTGCGGCGGTACGCTGAGGGTTTTCATTGAAGTCTATACAAGCCGGCCTGAACTCGTTCTGGCTGGAGCCGGTCATTTAGCACAAGCGTTATCAAGGCTTGCTGATTCCCTTGAGTATCCTTATTGCATTGTCGATGATCGCATTGGGTATGCAACCAAGGAACGCTTTCCCAATGCGACAGACCTTTTTATCAACGAGGATATTGGGGAGGCCATGCTCGCAGCCAACCTTAATGAAAAGTCCTATGTAATCATAGTGACAAAAGATCGCGACGATATTGTCCTAAAATCAGCCCTGCAATTTCCGATTGCCTATGTAGGGATGGTTGCAAGCAAGCGCAAAACGATAACGATATTTGAAAAATTAAAAAATGAAG
This Neobacillus sp. YX16 DNA region includes the following protein-coding sequences:
- a CDS encoding XdhC/CoxI family protein → MLLMEKVALLNRQNETFALAMIIESKGSTPRHVGKMIVYRDGSIEGTVGGGLAEHYIIQESVKAFQVGKSKIVEYKLNKHAKDGIQMNCGGTLRVFIEVYTSRPELVLAGAGHLAQALSRLADSLEYPYCIVDDRIGYATKERFPNATDLFINEDIGEAMLAANLNEKSYVIIVTKDRDDIVLKSALQFPIAYVGMVASKRKTITIFEKLKNEGVTEDQLEQVHSPIGLEIGAETTEEIAISIIGEIIKLTKETKPTKVKQLTS
- a CDS encoding FAD binding domain-containing protein; translated protein: MAEKIIAYRFNRLDQTLSQLNKENCAIIAGGTDVMVMHKSRRGVPPKIPKPIVFIDHLSELKRVYQNQKDLHIGACCTYSELLGNPLIPLVLKKAIKTIAAPAIRNRGTLGGNVCNASPAGDTLPLLYVYNAKLLLRSVKGDRIVPISDFIQGVRRIQREPNEILAEIILPSALEEGAHVVFEKVGNRNADAIAKVGFAGYIRLNGYVIEDVRFVFGAVGPTMVRSVDMEKMLLGKTVPLVDSEIAQVVASFDKIINPIDDQRSTAIYRKTVGLNLLRYFLSMNQYLND
- a CDS encoding (2Fe-2S)-binding protein encodes the protein MIKFTLNGKAVETDAPATVRLLDFIRDDRLLIGTKEGCGEGECGACSVFVNNLLQNSCLIPIGSIEGADIVTIEGIMESEQFKILDESYSIAGGVQCGYCIPGMVMASAALLSQNPHPSETEIREGISGNLCRCTGYNMIVDAINLAAKKGDGLWQKK
- a CDS encoding xanthine dehydrogenase family protein; protein product: MNLKDISTSVPRKDHKGKVSGQLPYISDVKVEDMVYGVLYRSPIAYGKIISIHLPDLPEDYEAVGAQHIPGPNYVKIIKEDQPIFANEWVNYIGEPILMLVGKDLDILYRLLDEVKIEFEEHQAIYTLEEAVKQKSAPGVNMASYEFGENLDTITSIELKAHQIIEEEYDTGYQEHVYLEPQGMLAIYKDDEIVVQGSMQCLYYIKNALVNALACGDDDVRVVQSPTGGGFGGKEEFPSMMACHVAVAAKAVKKSVMLVFDRSEDMVVTTKRHPAKLKYRTAIDQEGNILSMCVEIFLDGGANVGLSSVVLQRALLNSAGVYKIPHFHAKGYVLKTNTVPNGAFRGFGAPQSFAGIESHIGHLSKLANNEPMEYKRKYLVKQGDPTITKGNFRDPILMEEMIEDALNTSNYKKKKREFQRLNQQNQRYKKGIGTSLFLHGCGFTGSGERDHIKAKVKLVKSKDDQVSLKISNSDMGQGILTTLSKIVAKELDLPLEDVLYPYPDTKEVPDSGPTVASRTTMIVGKLLERAAKNLKAQWQTGVEQEVVENYVHREMIPWDEKTFTGDAYPAYSWGVNIVEVEVDTLTGNIKLEKVYANYEVGKVIDDRVMKGQIDGGLAQGLAYGYLEKMTSKEGKIQQKSITDYGPPTSLDVVSIQSKVFDNPYADGPYGAKGAGELTLIGGAPAVQAAIEDALQTPFQQIPITPEVIIASLYVREGEDG